One sulfur-oxidizing endosymbiont of Gigantopelta aegis genomic region harbors:
- a CDS encoding CAP domain-containing protein, producing the protein MLKLSIFFMLMLVTELYADVIKLNPQAMTDAHNELRKKYNSPPLSYSNSLQAVAEKWAKTLQREGCRMRHSMGETGENIYWASPHTTIKTDGNNIKTRSSRLQNITDKNVVQSWYDEVKWYDYDTNRCKKEKCVGIIRKLFGTRLNNSAVLL; encoded by the coding sequence ATGTTAAAGCTGAGTATTTTTTTTATGTTAATGCTAGTGACCGAACTCTATGCCGATGTCATTAAGCTTAATCCACAGGCAATGACAGATGCGCATAATGAGCTGCGCAAGAAATATAATTCACCCCCTTTGAGCTATTCAAACAGCTTGCAAGCAGTCGCTGAAAAATGGGCAAAAACACTGCAAAGAGAGGGTTGTCGAATGCGTCATTCAATGGGTGAAACCGGTGAAAATATCTACTGGGCAAGTCCTCATACGACTATAAAAACAGATGGCAATAATATTAAAACCCGTAGCAGTAGATTGCAAAATATCACTGATAAAAACGTAGTACAATCTTGGTATGATGAAGTAAAGTGGTATGACTATGATACTAATCGTTGTAAAAAGGAAAAATGTGTGGGCATTATACGCAAGTTATTTGGCACACGACTCAACAACTCGGCTGTGCTGCTATAG
- a CDS encoding CAP domain-containing protein: MCGHYTQVIWHTTQQLGCAAIACKDKSQIWLCEYAPAGNINMHYRDGTIKT; the protein is encoded by the coding sequence ATGTGTGGGCATTATACGCAAGTTATTTGGCACACGACTCAACAACTCGGCTGTGCTGCTATAGCATGTAAGGATAAGTCACAAATTTGGCTTTGTGAATATGCACCTGCGGGTAATATTAATATGCATTATCGGGATGGAACTATTAAAACTTAA
- the hemW gene encoding radical SAM family heme chaperone HemW produces MLNFTTLPPLTLYIHYPWCAQKCPYCDFNSHVPNNTTPSELARDKQYVAALIHDLEQELPAIWGRSIQSIFIGGGTPSLIHPETMADLFSQLHARLAISPMAEITMEANPGSVDQAKFAEFHAAGINRLSIGIQSFDNQLLQKIGRIHNGQQARQAIERAKLAGFDNINLDLMYALPGQSLQLALDDVQQAIDYDTNHLSHYQLTLEPNTLFASQPPALPDDDLSYDMQTQCQQLLANAGFEHYEVSAYARPGKQCRHNLNYWQFGDYVGIGAGAHGKISDAAQQRITRRWKLKHPQTYVENSVISGKSAENKLKLTIIGGEEILSRQDIGFEFMLNASRLTNGFSTELFYQQTGLPISHIEKGLKRAVELGLIEWHLQRIKPTARGLQYLNELQAIFL; encoded by the coding sequence ATGTTAAATTTTACCACACTACCGCCACTGACACTCTATATTCACTATCCCTGGTGCGCTCAAAAATGCCCCTATTGTGATTTTAATTCCCATGTCCCCAATAATACGACACCAAGCGAATTAGCCCGTGACAAGCAATATGTGGCAGCATTGATCCATGATTTAGAACAGGAATTACCTGCTATCTGGGGGCGTAGCATTCAAAGTATTTTTATTGGTGGTGGTACACCCAGTTTGATTCATCCTGAAACCATGGCGGACTTATTCAGTCAATTACATGCTCGCTTGGCTATCTCTCCCATGGCTGAAATCACCATGGAAGCTAATCCGGGCAGCGTTGATCAGGCAAAATTTGCTGAATTCCATGCCGCCGGTATTAATCGCCTGTCGATAGGCATTCAAAGTTTTGATAATCAGCTATTACAGAAAATTGGCCGTATTCATAACGGCCAACAAGCTCGACAAGCCATTGAACGGGCGAAATTAGCAGGCTTTGATAATATTAATTTAGATTTGATGTATGCCTTGCCCGGTCAAAGCCTGCAACTAGCCTTAGATGATGTGCAACAGGCTATCGACTATGACACCAACCACCTATCCCATTATCAGTTGACACTGGAACCCAATACCTTATTCGCCAGTCAGCCACCGGCTTTGCCGGATGATGACCTAAGTTATGACATGCAAACTCAATGTCAGCAATTATTAGCCAATGCAGGCTTTGAGCATTATGAAGTATCAGCCTACGCCCGCCCGGGCAAGCAATGCCGTCATAACCTGAATTATTGGCAGTTTGGTGATTATGTCGGCATTGGTGCAGGGGCACATGGTAAAATCAGTGATGCAGCACAACAGCGAATTACTCGGCGCTGGAAGCTCAAACACCCACAAACTTATGTCGAAAATAGTGTAATATCGGGTAAAAGTGCTGAAAATAAGTTAAAGTTAACTATCATTGGTGGAGAAGAAATACTTTCGCGTCAGGACATTGGTTTTGAGTTTATGCTTAATGCCAGCCGTCTAACTAATGGTTTTAGCACGGAATTGTTTTATCAGCAGACAGGTTTACCCATTAGCCATATCGAGAAGGGGCTAAAAAGAGCCGTGGAACTAGGGCTCATCGAATGGCATCTGCAGCGAATCAAACCAACAGCAAGGGGGCTTCAGTATCTCAATGAATTACAAGCAATCTTCTTATGA
- the dapF gene encoding diaminopimelate epimerase, translating to MPLNFTKMHGLGNDFVVIDAISQAVNLSPEQVRFIADRRFGVGCDQLLLIEAPDKSTDESVIDFKYRIFNADGSEVEQCGNGARCFARFVREKQLTNKDTITVQTHSGIIQLTITEQDEVIVDMGQPVFAPEQLPFIPAKDDSQDDNRYTLKLDTLSDDVNTEKYVEFAAVSMGNPHITLKIADVEHYPVAKLGQWLESHPSFPKRINVGFMQIINRQQIRLRVFERGSGETLACGTGACAAVANGISRGWLDEQVEVILPAGSLHIQWQQGEHSLMMTGPASFVYEGQITL from the coding sequence ATGCCATTAAATTTTACTAAAATGCATGGTTTGGGCAATGACTTTGTGGTCATTGATGCCATTTCTCAGGCCGTCAATCTAAGTCCTGAGCAGGTACGCTTTATTGCGGATCGGCGCTTTGGTGTGGGCTGTGATCAATTGCTGTTAATTGAAGCGCCTGATAAGTCAACAGATGAGTCGGTGATTGATTTTAAATACCGCATCTTCAATGCCGATGGCAGTGAAGTCGAGCAATGTGGCAATGGTGCTCGTTGTTTTGCTCGCTTTGTACGGGAAAAACAACTCACCAACAAAGACACAATCACAGTGCAAACGCATAGTGGTATTATCCAACTTACGATCACTGAGCAGGATGAGGTGATAGTGGATATGGGACAGCCTGTTTTTGCCCCTGAGCAACTGCCTTTTATCCCTGCAAAAGATGATTCTCAAGACGATAATCGCTATACTCTTAAACTTGATACGTTAAGCGATGACGTCAATACAGAAAAATATGTGGAGTTTGCTGCTGTTTCTATGGGCAATCCGCATATTACCCTTAAAATTGCCGATGTTGAACACTATCCGGTGGCGAAGTTGGGGCAATGGCTGGAGTCACATCCCAGCTTTCCCAAACGGATCAATGTTGGCTTTATGCAGATAATCAACCGCCAGCAAATCCGTTTGCGCGTCTTTGAGCGCGGTTCGGGTGAAACATTAGCCTGTGGTACGGGTGCGTGTGCAGCAGTTGCCAATGGCATTTCCCGTGGCTGGCTGGACGAACAGGTTGAAGTTATTTTACCTGCCGGCAGTTTACACATACAATGGCAACAGGGTGAACATTCCCTGATGATGACTGGTCCGGCCAGTTTTGTTTATGAAGGTCAAATAACACTATGA
- a CDS encoding DUF484 family protein, giving the protein MNIKSTETDISTDTENTNTKSADAIVKDAAQMTADYLTAHPDFFTEHSALLASLDVSHDSGSAISLIERQVGILREQNAQHKSQLAELVSIAKDNEQSNQKMHKLTLSLLACSGIDACEVALDEVLCDEFTVDAISLKLFSKPIDEQPEHLFVTAESALAQELEKLLNTRKPMCGFFKKLPLEELFESKSDSISSVAVIPLFVEKNHCFGALILGSNNIRRFNADMGTLFLERLGEILSHKLSLFFK; this is encoded by the coding sequence ATGAACATAAAAAGCACAGAAACCGATATCAGCACTGATACGGAAAACACTAATACAAAAAGCGCCGACGCAATAGTAAAAGACGCAGCTCAAATGACAGCGGACTACCTCACTGCGCACCCTGATTTTTTTACCGAACATAGCGCACTTTTAGCTTCCTTGGATGTATCCCATGACAGTGGTTCAGCAATCTCTCTGATAGAACGCCAGGTAGGTATACTCAGAGAACAAAATGCCCAGCATAAATCACAGCTTGCCGAATTGGTCAGCATTGCTAAAGACAATGAACAATCCAATCAAAAAATGCATAAGCTCACCCTCTCATTATTGGCTTGCAGTGGTATTGATGCCTGTGAAGTCGCTTTGGATGAAGTACTCTGTGATGAGTTTACCGTCGATGCAATTTCTCTGAAACTATTTTCCAAGCCCATCGATGAACAACCAGAGCACCTTTTTGTTACCGCTGAGTCTGCTTTAGCACAAGAGCTGGAGAAGTTACTCAACACCCGTAAGCCTATGTGTGGCTTCTTCAAAAAATTGCCCTTAGAGGAATTATTTGAAAGTAAATCAGACTCAATTTCCTCCGTGGCAGTGATACCACTCTTTGTAGAAAAGAATCATTGCTTTGGTGCCTTAATACTGGGTAGTAACAACATACGACGTTTTAATGCGGACATGGGCACTTTATTTTTAGAACGCTTGGGTGAAATCCTGAGCCACAAATTAAGTTTGTTCTTCAAGTAA
- a CDS encoding PEP-CTERM/exosortase system-associated acyltransferase has protein sequence MSDQYPDNTLTPAQIFKKYFSVILADTKELKQQVYNIRYRVYCEEFNYETVASCPNTMESDKYDRYALHCLIIHNSSRMPAACVRLVPATSGNVDTELAALDLLPFEKYCTDSLDHDFIEQLNLIRSRQCEISRLAVEKTFRKRSGESLTRFGDINIEVSKEEQRTFLLIAVAAFLAATALTDLSGKTDVFAMMEPFLPRLLKRSGIVFQRAGQDIDYHGIRAPYFITTQSALKTMRPELLALYQWIHQQIAPAYLKLT, from the coding sequence ATGAGTGATCAGTATCCGGATAACACGCTGACACCGGCACAAATATTTAAAAAATATTTTTCTGTTATTTTGGCTGATACAAAGGAATTAAAACAACAGGTTTATAATATTCGCTACCGCGTTTATTGTGAAGAATTCAACTATGAAACCGTTGCTTCCTGTCCCAACACAATGGAGAGTGATAAATATGATCGCTATGCATTACACTGTCTGATCATTCATAATAGCAGTCGTATGCCGGCAGCCTGTGTTCGATTAGTACCTGCCACTAGTGGTAATGTCGATACTGAGCTTGCGGCTTTAGATTTATTGCCATTTGAAAAGTACTGCACCGATAGTCTGGATCATGATTTTATCGAACAGCTCAACTTAATTCGTAGCCGGCAATGTGAAATTTCTCGACTAGCCGTTGAGAAAACTTTTCGCAAACGCTCAGGTGAATCCTTAACACGTTTTGGTGACATTAATATTGAAGTTAGCAAAGAGGAACAGCGTACCTTTTTACTTATTGCAGTGGCGGCTTTTTTAGCGGCGACAGCACTCACCGATCTCTCAGGGAAAACAGATGTTTTTGCCATGATGGAACCTTTTTTGCCACGCTTATTAAAACGTTCTGGAATTGTCTTTCAACGTGCCGGGCAAGACATTGATTATCATGGCATCAGAGCGCCTTATTTTATTACTACTCAGTCCGCCCTTAAAACCATGCGCCCGGAACTATTAGCATTATATCAATGGATCCATCAACAAATTGCTCCCGCTTATTTAAAACTGACTTAA
- a CDS encoding ThiF family adenylyltransferase, which translates to MTATEQEILRSKRIAIGGLGGVGGSHLITLTRLGIGQFNIADMDIFELANFNRQTGASLSHINRPKTAVMAELALEINADLALNIFSEGVNEQNLDEFLEGVDLYVDGLDFFALKVRKSVFNACAEKCIPAITAAPLGVGGCVIVFFAGEMTFE; encoded by the coding sequence ATAACGGCCACTGAACAGGAAATTTTACGCAGTAAACGCATTGCTATCGGCGGCTTAGGCGGAGTGGGTGGTTCACATTTAATTACCCTGACACGCTTAGGGATAGGACAATTTAATATCGCTGATATGGATATTTTTGAATTGGCTAATTTTAACCGTCAGACAGGTGCGAGCCTGAGTCATATTAATCGCCCCAAAACAGCAGTGATGGCAGAGCTTGCCCTAGAGATTAATGCCGATCTGGCACTGAATATTTTTTCTGAAGGCGTTAATGAGCAAAATCTTGATGAATTTTTAGAGGGCGTTGATCTCTATGTTGATGGCCTGGATTTTTTTGCCCTCAAAGTAAGAAAATCCGTGTTTAATGCCTGTGCAGAAAAGTGCATACCAGCAATAACCGCTGCCCCTTTAGGTGTGGGGGGTTGCGTTATTGTGTTTTTTGCCGGGGAAATGACCTTTGAATAA
- a CDS encoding DJ-1 family glyoxalase III: protein MPHVLVPLAPGCEELEAITIIDLLRRAEIQVSSASLDTGDSVSPVTASRGVVLIPDITLDQALQQSFDMIVLPGGLPGADHLDNDARIHTLLQSMSADNKYTAAICAAPKVLARAKLLDGKSATSYPGVLDTMDLNSTRLSTDAVVIDGNVITSRGPATAMDFALTLIELLSGKSKRDEAASALLCS, encoded by the coding sequence ATGCCCCATGTTTTAGTCCCCCTTGCTCCAGGCTGTGAAGAACTTGAAGCCATTACCATCATCGATCTCCTGCGCCGTGCTGAGATTCAAGTAAGCAGCGCCAGCCTAGATACTGGTGATAGTGTTTCTCCTGTTACGGCTAGCCGTGGCGTGGTACTCATTCCTGATATTACCTTGGATCAGGCCTTGCAGCAAAGTTTTGATATGATCGTGTTGCCTGGAGGCTTACCCGGCGCTGATCATCTGGATAATGATGCTCGTATTCACACATTACTTCAATCCATGAGCGCTGATAATAAATATACCGCTGCTATTTGTGCTGCCCCCAAAGTCCTAGCTCGTGCCAAGCTATTAGATGGCAAGTCCGCCACCAGTTATCCGGGCGTGCTCGATACCATGGATTTAAACAGCACCCGGCTCAGCACCGATGCGGTTGTGATTGATGGCAATGTCATTACCTCCCGAGGACCTGCCACTGCAATGGACTTTGCCCTAACTCTAATTGAATTACTCAGCGGTAAAAGCAAACGTGATGAAGCTGCTTCTGCTTTATTGTGCTCATAA
- a CDS encoding divergent polysaccharide deacetylase family protein, translated as MLLVICCSVLFAALFSSLANAKASLNKTTTSNVPIAYIAIIIDDLGYKLKQDQRAVNLPGQVTFAFLPHTPHLQVLTDIANKKGNDIMLHLPMQAVMDTLFLGPGALTNNMSEAEFKDSVVKSIRSIPHIKGINNHMGSLITSKKSAMKWLMDEIVLTDLYFVDSRTTVKTLAEKTANLYQIKNTRRNGFLDHELNRPAIEFQFNHLIEVAKRDGAAVAIGHPFKQTLEVLEERIPQLEAIGIRLISVSELIKQQDKIRYIAQQKNLSNFTQTETRPQQ; from the coding sequence ATGCTTTTAGTCATCTGTTGTAGTGTGCTTTTTGCTGCTCTTTTTTCCTCTCTGGCTAATGCCAAAGCAAGTTTGAATAAGACCACAACAAGCAATGTGCCTATCGCCTACATCGCCATCATTATTGATGATTTGGGCTATAAATTAAAGCAGGATCAACGTGCCGTTAATTTGCCCGGTCAAGTGACATTTGCTTTTTTACCTCACACGCCTCATCTTCAAGTGCTGACCGATATTGCCAATAAAAAGGGCAATGACATCATGCTACATCTGCCTATGCAGGCGGTGATGGATACGCTTTTTTTAGGTCCTGGTGCGTTGACCAATAATATGAGTGAAGCAGAGTTTAAAGATTCTGTGGTCAAAAGTATTCGTTCAATACCCCATATCAAGGGCATTAATAATCATATGGGCAGTCTTATTACCAGCAAAAAAAGTGCCATGAAATGGTTGATGGATGAAATAGTTCTGACTGATTTATATTTTGTTGATAGCCGTACTACCGTCAAAACACTGGCCGAAAAAACCGCTAATCTTTACCAAATTAAGAATACCCGCCGCAATGGTTTTTTAGATCATGAGCTCAATCGCCCCGCCATTGAATTTCAATTTAATCACCTGATTGAAGTCGCTAAACGAGATGGGGCAGCAGTGGCTATCGGTCATCCATTTAAGCAAACTCTGGAAGTTTTAGAAGAAAGAATTCCACAACTTGAAGCCATTGGCATTCGTCTGATTTCAGTATCAGAACTGATTAAGCAACAAGATAAAATACGCTATATCGCTCAACAAAAAAATCTATCCAATTTCACTCAAACCGAGACCCGCCCCCAACAATAG
- a CDS encoding S41 family peptidase, whose protein sequence is MTKPVYLSALLSLSLGLFVALPFTTASSTAEAKSDKTQTEPLPLEILKEFTDAFASIKTDYVEQVDDKTILKNAIKGMMSGLDPHSSYLDEKSFKHLKEGTTGEFGGLGIEVGMEDGLIKVISPIDDTPAQRAGVLAGDLIFRIDGKPVKEMELDDAVKMMRGKPGSKIKLSIIREDSDGPVNITIERAIIKVKSVKFRLLEKDFAYLRISSFQSRTAEQLKKALKSLVKKNNKRVLKGLILDLRNNPGGVLNGSVDVSDTFLDSGLIVYTRGRIKDSELRFSATRGDALKGAPIVVLVNGGSASASEIVAGALQDHRRAIIMGSDTFGKGSVQTIKPLTKTTAIKLTTARYYTPSGRSIQAEGITPDIKLANISLETKKDNDFAQIKEADLKGHLEHKMDKHHNGSGKKTKKSDSKKTKNSDKKSDDDKDYALHEALNLLKGIDILNQSKTAK, encoded by the coding sequence ATGACTAAACCTGTGTATTTGTCTGCTTTATTAAGTCTATCACTCGGCCTTTTTGTGGCTCTACCCTTTACTACAGCAAGTAGTACGGCAGAGGCAAAATCAGACAAGACTCAGACTGAACCTTTACCACTGGAAATTCTCAAAGAATTTACCGATGCCTTTGCCAGCATAAAAACCGATTATGTTGAGCAAGTGGATGATAAAACCATTCTAAAAAATGCCATCAAGGGCATGATGTCAGGTCTTGATCCCCACTCCAGCTATCTGGATGAAAAAAGCTTTAAACACCTCAAGGAAGGCACGACTGGAGAATTTGGCGGTTTAGGCATTGAAGTAGGTATGGAAGATGGACTGATTAAAGTCATTTCACCCATTGATGACACGCCCGCACAACGTGCCGGTGTATTGGCAGGGGATCTCATTTTCCGTATTGATGGCAAGCCAGTAAAAGAAATGGAACTGGATGATGCCGTTAAAATGATGCGTGGCAAACCCGGTTCAAAAATTAAGCTATCCATTATCCGCGAAGACAGTGATGGGCCGGTTAATATCACCATAGAACGTGCCATCATTAAAGTGAAAAGCGTTAAGTTTCGTCTTCTGGAAAAAGACTTTGCTTATCTACGTATTTCCAGCTTTCAATCACGTACGGCTGAACAACTTAAAAAAGCCCTAAAATCACTGGTGAAAAAAAATAACAAGCGCGTACTTAAAGGGCTTATTCTCGATTTAAGAAACAATCCCGGTGGCGTGCTCAACGGTTCTGTTGATGTCTCTGACACATTTTTAGATTCAGGTTTAATTGTTTATACCCGGGGCAGAATTAAGGATTCTGAACTGCGCTTTTCTGCAACTCGTGGCGACGCCTTAAAGGGCGCTCCGATTGTGGTGCTGGTCAATGGTGGTTCTGCCTCCGCATCTGAAATTGTAGCCGGTGCATTACAGGATCATCGACGTGCCATTATTATGGGTTCAGACACCTTTGGCAAAGGCTCAGTGCAAACAATTAAGCCTCTGACAAAAACAACCGCCATCAAATTAACGACTGCGCGTTACTATACGCCATCAGGACGTTCTATTCAGGCTGAAGGCATCACCCCGGATATTAAACTCGCTAATATCAGCCTTGAAACAAAAAAAGACAATGACTTCGCACAAATTAAAGAAGCTGATTTAAAGGGTCATTTAGAGCATAAAATGGACAAGCATCATAATGGCTCAGGTAAAAAGACTAAAAAATCTGATTCGAAAAAAACCAAGAACAGTGACAAAAAATCTGATGACGACAAGGATTACGCCTTGCATGAGGCACTCAACTTACTAAAAGGGATTGATATTTTGAACCAAAGCAAAACGGCTAAATAA
- a CDS encoding murein hydrolase activator EnvC family protein encodes MKKLMAEYHSRLILLFLFFAFCLPLSASAETQSKGQLKQQELNQLRQDISALKKQLKQQQSEKSELEQDIQKSEQSIANNARQLFSTQQQIAELNHQLSTLNNNLAQNNRQLITQQQLLSGQLQASYAIGRQEYIKLLLNQQDPATISRIMTYYDYFNEARSQQINKVNTLLQAIVQEKQKISLLSQTLQDKQYQLQQEQRAMQTKQAERSALVTLLNQDIVSKDKQLANLNKNKKNLTRLINKLKKALDDIPSLPTDQPFAKKRGKLYWPAKGKVKKLYDHWRSVGKVKWQGNIISGKEGTPVHTISNGRIAYSDWLRGYGLITIIDHGDGYMSLYGHNQTLLKEVGDWVENNEIIATIGNSGGIKRVGLYFEVRYNGKPSDPSLWCKKRRI; translated from the coding sequence TTGAAAAAATTAATGGCAGAATATCATTCACGTCTTATTTTGCTATTTCTTTTCTTTGCCTTCTGCCTACCCTTGTCAGCCAGCGCCGAGACACAATCAAAAGGTCAGCTAAAACAACAAGAGCTAAACCAGCTACGGCAGGATATTAGCGCGCTCAAAAAGCAATTAAAGCAACAACAAAGCGAAAAAAGCGAATTAGAGCAAGACATCCAAAAATCCGAGCAAAGCATTGCCAACAATGCCCGGCAGCTCTTTAGCACGCAGCAACAAATTGCTGAACTCAATCATCAGCTCAGCACCCTGAATAACAATCTTGCACAAAACAATAGGCAATTAATCACTCAGCAGCAATTACTCTCGGGTCAATTACAGGCTAGCTATGCCATAGGCCGTCAAGAATACATTAAGCTATTACTCAACCAGCAAGACCCTGCCACTATCAGCCGAATCATGACTTATTATGATTATTTTAATGAAGCTCGTAGCCAGCAGATCAACAAGGTCAACACACTATTGCAGGCTATTGTTCAGGAAAAACAAAAAATCAGTCTCTTGTCACAAACACTGCAAGACAAACAATACCAACTACAACAAGAACAACGCGCTATGCAAACCAAGCAAGCTGAGCGTAGTGCCCTGGTCACCCTATTAAATCAGGATATTGTATCTAAAGACAAACAACTGGCAAATTTAAACAAAAACAAAAAAAATCTAACCCGTTTAATCAATAAACTAAAAAAAGCCCTGGATGATATTCCCAGCTTGCCCACCGATCAGCCCTTTGCCAAAAAACGCGGCAAGCTCTATTGGCCCGCCAAAGGCAAGGTAAAAAAGTTATATGATCACTGGCGCAGTGTAGGCAAGGTCAAATGGCAGGGTAATATCATCAGTGGCAAAGAAGGCACTCCGGTACATACCATCTCTAATGGCCGGATTGCCTACTCAGACTGGCTCAGAGGCTACGGCCTGATCACAATTATTGATCACGGTGATGGCTATATGAGCCTATATGGCCATAACCAAACCTTGCTCAAAGAAGTCGGGGACTGGGTAGAAAATAATGAGATCATTGCTACTATTGGTAATAGCGGAGGCATAAAGCGTGTTGGGCTGTATTTTGAAGTTCGCTACAATGGCAAGCCATCAGATCCATCACTCTGGTGCAAGAAGCGACGCATATAA
- the gpmI gene encoding 2,3-bisphosphoglycerate-independent phosphoglycerate mutase, whose amino-acid sequence MSNIPKPLALVILDGWGYSTDPNHNAILEANTPVFDGLWEKYPHTLIKASGAEVGLPAGQMGNSEVGHLNIGSGRVVYQEYTRVSRAVRTGSFFTNCTLTEAVDEVIKNDSAIHIMGLLSPGGVHSHECHIHAMIKLAAERGVKKIYLHAFLDGRDTAPKSAKESITKMQAVFDELGVGRFASIVGRYYAMDRDHRWERVKSSYDVIAEGKGVFSSPTAIDALVQAYKRDETDEFVLATSIIPEGEEAIRIEDGDTMIFMNYRSDRARQITRPFIEDTFEAFKRERKFKLKSFVSLTEYSSKFDIPVAFPPERLTNVFGEYISNMGMRQLRIAETEKYAHVTFFFNGGEEDPFPYEDRILVNSPDVATYDLQPEMNAPELADKLIEAVNSGQYDTIICNFANPDMVGHTGNEAAAIEAIEALDAIIKQVTDAILKVGGEVLITADHGNAELMMDESTGQAHTAHTCNPVPFIYLGRDAVMAESGALSDIAPTMLYLMDLEVPPEMNGRSLVTLADDVENIEE is encoded by the coding sequence ATGTCAAATATACCAAAACCTCTGGCACTAGTCATTTTAGATGGCTGGGGCTACTCAACTGACCCGAACCACAATGCTATTTTAGAAGCAAATACACCTGTATTTGATGGTTTATGGGAAAAATACCCTCATACGCTAATCAAGGCATCCGGTGCTGAAGTAGGTCTACCTGCCGGACAAATGGGCAATTCTGAAGTTGGTCACCTGAACATTGGCTCAGGCCGTGTGGTTTATCAGGAATATACCCGAGTCAGCCGTGCTGTTCGTACCGGTTCATTCTTCACCAACTGCACCTTAACGGAAGCGGTTGATGAAGTTATCAAAAATGATTCTGCCATTCATATCATGGGGCTATTATCGCCCGGTGGTGTGCATAGCCATGAGTGCCACATCCATGCCATGATCAAATTGGCCGCTGAACGTGGCGTAAAAAAGATCTATCTGCACGCATTTCTTGATGGCCGTGATACCGCGCCCAAAAGTGCCAAAGAATCCATTACCAAAATGCAAGCCGTGTTTGATGAACTCGGTGTCGGTCGATTTGCTTCCATCGTCGGTCGCTACTATGCCATGGATCGTGACCACCGTTGGGAACGAGTAAAATCATCCTATGATGTGATTGCCGAAGGCAAGGGTGTGTTTAGTTCCCCGACGGCAATAGATGCCTTGGTTCAAGCTTATAAACGGGACGAAACCGACGAGTTTGTACTAGCGACCAGCATTATACCTGAGGGTGAAGAAGCGATTCGAATCGAAGACGGCGATACCATGATTTTCATGAACTATCGCTCTGATCGCGCACGGCAAATTACCCGCCCCTTTATCGAAGACACATTTGAGGCCTTCAAACGCGAGCGTAAATTCAAACTTAAATCCTTTGTCAGTCTAACGGAGTATTCATCAAAATTTGATATTCCCGTGGCCTTCCCACCGGAGCGCTTGACCAATGTATTCGGGGAATATATCTCCAATATGGGTATGCGTCAGCTGCGTATCGCAGAAACTGAAAAATATGCCCATGTGACGTTTTTCTTTAATGGTGGTGAAGAAGATCCTTTCCCTTACGAAGATCGCATTCTGGTAAATTCACCGGATGTTGCCACCTATGATTTACAACCAGAGATGAATGCACCTGAATTGGCGGACAAGTTAATTGAAGCGGTTAATTCTGGCCAATATGATACCATTATCTGTAACTTTGCTAACCCGGACATGGTCGGTCATACCGGCAATGAAGCGGCTGCCATCGAAGCCATCGAAGCACTGGATGCCATTATCAAGCAAGTCACTGATGCCATTCTCAAAGTCGGCGGCGAAGTTCTCATCACTGCCGATCACGGTAATGCTGAGCTAATGATGGATGAAAGCACCGGTCAGGCGCATACAGCACATACCTGTAACCCGGTGCCGTTTATTTATCTGGGACGGGATGCCGTCATGGCTGAAAGTGGCGCACTATCTGATATTGCTCCGACTATGCTCTATTTAATGGATCTTGAAGTGCCACCGGAAATGAATGGTCGCTCTCTTGTCACTCTTGCTGACGATGTTGAAAACATAGAAGAGTAA